The proteins below are encoded in one region of Oncorhynchus tshawytscha isolate Ot180627B linkage group LG04, Otsh_v2.0, whole genome shotgun sequence:
- the chfr gene encoding E3 ubiquitin-protein ligase CHFR isoform X1, giving the protein MDIHERSQPWGKLVKVDTESEVLLVNRECTVGRRKGCDLSFPASKLVSGDHCKIVQDERSGLVWLEDMSTNGTVINMSKLVKKQVHMLQNGDVIYFVYRKNEPELNIAYIYQSIKPERTFSQDSICDATKCSDMQQKAQPCTVPAAVSVEPFLVGPPWEQQALEEPQPSTSSHLFHTFSPSTACSSAASLLHSSPSGSEGPKCAASSVGKAEEPNSNLLCSTDVRQTEAQSRVPMLEEGDMEPERKKRKTDSADKNYDFGLPHTSSIEVVGPGPAKGTLITDLLGKAAVTVEGATTDKMEESLTCIICQDLLHDCVSLQPCMHTFCAACYSGWMERSSLCPTCRCPVERIRKNHILNNLVEAYLIQNPEKCRSEEDLKSMDGHNKITRDMLQPKIERSFSDEEGSSDYLFELSDNDSDASDISQPFVMCRQCLGYRKEVSQVLWAIGPAPLGPAPPTPEDRAGKPLGERPSTSSTRSDFPTTAPREYTCPPPAAPREYTCPPQGSHVICTCCLQPMPDRRTELSSQQCVACQRPFCHMYWGCQRIGCQGCLARFNELNLTDKCLDGVLNSNNYESEILQNYLSARGMSWRDMLQEGLRGLQQGTFYLSDYRINSNAIMCFCCGLRAFKELAYKYRQNIPGSELPVAVTSRPDCYWGRNCRTQVKAHHATKFNHICEQTRFKS; this is encoded by the exons ATGGATATTCATGAAAGAAGTCAACCATGGGGGAAGTTAGTAAAAGTGGACACTGAATCGGAAGTATTGCTTGTCAACAGGGAATGCACTGTCGGGCGAAGAAAAG GCTGTGATCTTTCCTTTCCTGCTAGCAAACTGGTCTCGGGGGATCACTGTAAGATAGTCCAGGATGAGAGATCAGGGTTGGTGTGGCTAGAGGACATGAG CACCAATGGTACAGTGATTAACATGTCAAAGCTGGTGAAAAAGCAGGTTCATATGCTGCAGAATGGAGACGTCATCTACTTTGTGTACAGGAAAAACGAGCCAGAGCTAA ATATTGCCTACATATATCAGTCCATAAAACCAGAGAGGACATTCTCACAAGACTCAATTT GCGACGCCACCAAATGCTCAGATATGCAGCAGAAAGCCCAACCCTGCACTGTTCCAGCAGCAGTGTCTGTGGAGCCATTCCTGGTTGGACCTCCATGGGAACAGCAGGCCTTAGAGGAGCCCCagccctccacatcctcccaccTCTTCCACACATTCTCCCCCTCTACAGCATGTTCCTCTGCAGCCTCCCTCCTGCACTCCTCTCCCTCAG GTTCCGAGGGTCCTAAATGTGCTGCATCCTCTGTAGGCAAGGCTGAGGAGCCCAACTCTAACCTCCTCTGCTCAACAGACGTGCGACAAACTGAAGCCCAGAGCAGAGTCCCAATGCTGGAAGAGGGGGACatggagccagagagaaagaagagaaaaacTGACAGTGCTG ATAAGAACTATGATTTTGGACTGCCACATACTTCCAGTATTGAGGTGGTGGGCCCGGGCCCAGCTAAGGGAACTCTTATCACGGATCTATTGGGAAAAGCTGCTGTGACTGTGGAAGGAGCCACGACTGACAAAATGGAGGAGTCCCTCACCTGTATCATCTGTCAGGACCTACTTCATGACTGTGTCAG CCTGCAGCCCTGTATGCACACCTTCTGTGCTGCGTGTTACTCTGGCTGGATGGAGCGCTCgtctctctgccccacctgtCGCTGCCCCGTAGAGAGAATCCGCAAGAACCACATCCTCAACAACCTGGTGGAGGCCTACCTTATCCAGAACCCAG AGAAGTGTCGCAGTGAGGAGGACCTGAAGAGCATGGACGGCCACAACAAGATAACTCGGGACATGCTGCAGCCAAAGATTGAGCGTTCCTTCTCTGATGAAGAGGGCAGCTCTGATTATCTCTTTGAGCTCTCGGACAATGACAGCGACGCCTCCGATATCAG CCAGCCCTTTGTGATGTGCAGACAGTGTCTAGGCTACAGGAAGGAGGTTAGCCAGGTTCTGTGGGCCATAGGGCCAGCTCCTCTAGGACCAGCCCCACCAACTCCTGAGGACAGGGCTGGGAAACCCCTTGGAGAGAGGCCATCAACATCATCAACACGCTCTGACTTCCCCACTACAG CTCCTCGAGAGTACACGTGTCCTCCTCCTGCAGCTCCTCGAGAGTACACGTGTCCTCCTCAGGGCAGCCATGTCATCTGCACCTGCTGCCTGCAGCCCATGCCAGACCGCCGCACCGAACTCTCCTCTCAGCAAT GTGTGGCGTGCCAACGGCCCTTCTGCCACATGTACTGGGGCTGCCAGAGGATCGGCTGTCAAGGCTGCCTAGCACGTTTCAATG AACTCAACCTTACAGACAAATGTCTGGATGGTGTTCTGAACAGCAATAACTATGAATCAGAGATCCTCCAG AATTACTTGTCAGCCAGAGGGATGTCGTGGAGGGACATGCTACAGGAGGGTCTTCGGGGCCTGCAACAGGGAACCTTctatctctctg ATTATCGCATCAACAGTAATGCCATAATGTGTTTCTGCTGTGGCCTGCGTGCCTTCAAGGAGCTGGCCTACAAATATAGACAGAACATTCCTGGCTCGGAGCTCCCAG TTGCTGTGACGTCTCGGCCTGACTGTTATTGGGGACGCAACTGCCGGACTCAAGTAAAGGCACACCACGCCAC GAAATTCAACCACATATGTGAGCAGACGCGTTTCAAGAGCTGA
- the chfr gene encoding E3 ubiquitin-protein ligase CHFR isoform X2: MDIHERSQPWGKLVKVDTESEVLLVNRECTVGRRKGCDLSFPASKLVSGDHCKIVQDERSGLVWLEDMSTNGTVINMSKLVKKQVHMLQNGDVIYFVYRKNEPELNIAYIYQSIKPERTFSQDSICDATKCSDMQQKAQPCTVPAAVSVEPFLVGPPWEQQALEEPQPSTSSHLFHTFSPSTACSSAASLLHSSPSDVRQTEAQSRVPMLEEGDMEPERKKRKTDSADKNYDFGLPHTSSIEVVGPGPAKGTLITDLLGKAAVTVEGATTDKMEESLTCIICQDLLHDCVSLQPCMHTFCAACYSGWMERSSLCPTCRCPVERIRKNHILNNLVEAYLIQNPEKCRSEEDLKSMDGHNKITRDMLQPKIERSFSDEEGSSDYLFELSDNDSDASDISQPFVMCRQCLGYRKEVSQVLWAIGPAPLGPAPPTPEDRAGKPLGERPSTSSTRSDFPTTAPREYTCPPPAAPREYTCPPQGSHVICTCCLQPMPDRRTELSSQQCVACQRPFCHMYWGCQRIGCQGCLARFNELNLTDKCLDGVLNSNNYESEILQNYLSARGMSWRDMLQEGLRGLQQGTFYLSDYRINSNAIMCFCCGLRAFKELAYKYRQNIPGSELPVAVTSRPDCYWGRNCRTQVKAHHATKFNHICEQTRFKS, translated from the exons ATGGATATTCATGAAAGAAGTCAACCATGGGGGAAGTTAGTAAAAGTGGACACTGAATCGGAAGTATTGCTTGTCAACAGGGAATGCACTGTCGGGCGAAGAAAAG GCTGTGATCTTTCCTTTCCTGCTAGCAAACTGGTCTCGGGGGATCACTGTAAGATAGTCCAGGATGAGAGATCAGGGTTGGTGTGGCTAGAGGACATGAG CACCAATGGTACAGTGATTAACATGTCAAAGCTGGTGAAAAAGCAGGTTCATATGCTGCAGAATGGAGACGTCATCTACTTTGTGTACAGGAAAAACGAGCCAGAGCTAA ATATTGCCTACATATATCAGTCCATAAAACCAGAGAGGACATTCTCACAAGACTCAATTT GCGACGCCACCAAATGCTCAGATATGCAGCAGAAAGCCCAACCCTGCACTGTTCCAGCAGCAGTGTCTGTGGAGCCATTCCTGGTTGGACCTCCATGGGAACAGCAGGCCTTAGAGGAGCCCCagccctccacatcctcccaccTCTTCCACACATTCTCCCCCTCTACAGCATGTTCCTCTGCAGCCTCCCTCCTGCACTCCTCTCCCTCAG ACGTGCGACAAACTGAAGCCCAGAGCAGAGTCCCAATGCTGGAAGAGGGGGACatggagccagagagaaagaagagaaaaacTGACAGTGCTG ATAAGAACTATGATTTTGGACTGCCACATACTTCCAGTATTGAGGTGGTGGGCCCGGGCCCAGCTAAGGGAACTCTTATCACGGATCTATTGGGAAAAGCTGCTGTGACTGTGGAAGGAGCCACGACTGACAAAATGGAGGAGTCCCTCACCTGTATCATCTGTCAGGACCTACTTCATGACTGTGTCAG CCTGCAGCCCTGTATGCACACCTTCTGTGCTGCGTGTTACTCTGGCTGGATGGAGCGCTCgtctctctgccccacctgtCGCTGCCCCGTAGAGAGAATCCGCAAGAACCACATCCTCAACAACCTGGTGGAGGCCTACCTTATCCAGAACCCAG AGAAGTGTCGCAGTGAGGAGGACCTGAAGAGCATGGACGGCCACAACAAGATAACTCGGGACATGCTGCAGCCAAAGATTGAGCGTTCCTTCTCTGATGAAGAGGGCAGCTCTGATTATCTCTTTGAGCTCTCGGACAATGACAGCGACGCCTCCGATATCAG CCAGCCCTTTGTGATGTGCAGACAGTGTCTAGGCTACAGGAAGGAGGTTAGCCAGGTTCTGTGGGCCATAGGGCCAGCTCCTCTAGGACCAGCCCCACCAACTCCTGAGGACAGGGCTGGGAAACCCCTTGGAGAGAGGCCATCAACATCATCAACACGCTCTGACTTCCCCACTACAG CTCCTCGAGAGTACACGTGTCCTCCTCCTGCAGCTCCTCGAGAGTACACGTGTCCTCCTCAGGGCAGCCATGTCATCTGCACCTGCTGCCTGCAGCCCATGCCAGACCGCCGCACCGAACTCTCCTCTCAGCAAT GTGTGGCGTGCCAACGGCCCTTCTGCCACATGTACTGGGGCTGCCAGAGGATCGGCTGTCAAGGCTGCCTAGCACGTTTCAATG AACTCAACCTTACAGACAAATGTCTGGATGGTGTTCTGAACAGCAATAACTATGAATCAGAGATCCTCCAG AATTACTTGTCAGCCAGAGGGATGTCGTGGAGGGACATGCTACAGGAGGGTCTTCGGGGCCTGCAACAGGGAACCTTctatctctctg ATTATCGCATCAACAGTAATGCCATAATGTGTTTCTGCTGTGGCCTGCGTGCCTTCAAGGAGCTGGCCTACAAATATAGACAGAACATTCCTGGCTCGGAGCTCCCAG TTGCTGTGACGTCTCGGCCTGACTGTTATTGGGGACGCAACTGCCGGACTCAAGTAAAGGCACACCACGCCAC GAAATTCAACCACATATGTGAGCAGACGCGTTTCAAGAGCTGA